A stretch of the Malus sylvestris chromosome 10, drMalSylv7.2, whole genome shotgun sequence genome encodes the following:
- the LOC126584475 gene encoding G-type lectin S-receptor-like serine/threonine-protein kinase At1g67520, with protein MAIGSVIKYAIILFCFASLWTCHDAMDTLKPGDTLNSTSSLLSASGLFTLNFVELGSPDNSFLAILRVKSEANRAWIANRDTPFSSSSSPILTLDLNNVLKITRQDGDPVVLSAAPYINDTRTSVPATLLDSGNFVLQEVNSISGSTIRILWQSFDYPFDTFLPGMKLGVDRRNGLYWSLSSWGSTNNPMPQGPYSLFWDTNGHQLNIKRNGIVYWKSGVFADGRFEFIFPDVSKQRYNFDIVSNQDEDYLTYTSLNDPSDSEPEWVLFTKGGLFEYGASVAIVEAQTCDGYNVIGGCVRRDRHCIGEAGDDFQLKSGYFKVINSSTSRPPNWIGTGSEDCKLTCWQDCDCLGFDFPSGNPTTGAGCRFWSVDCAFIEDFTANTSFVLLSQDSPPPEKIRKSSSICNTEVVLDWHFYCCCFTRNGVLHLRLSPEKNRIYGKKGKKILRKFPSFIKATIPTDQAATSDFSEANKVGQGGFGTVYKGNLATGQEVAVKKLSKCSEQGKEDFKNELILIYQLQHINLVQLVGFCIHEEERMLIYEYMPNKGLDSFLFDSTRGQQLDWTKRFTIIEGIAQGMLYLHKYSRKKVIHRDLKASNILLDDHMNPKISDFGMARIFTQELGANTRRIVGTHGYMPPEYAMGGNFSVKSDVYSYGVVLLEIISGRKYNSSSNEDRVINLVGHAWELWKAGRGEELRDPTLVETSIRGQLLRCIQVGLLCVEENAADRPDMSKVVSMLTNESMQLPKPKKPAFYYS; from the exons ATGGCTATAGGTTCAGTGATCAAGTACGCAATtatcttgttttgttttgcatcCTTGTGGACTTGTCATGATGCAATGGACACGTTGAAACCAGGGGACACTCTCAACTCCACAAGCTCCCTACTTTCGGCATCTGGATTGTTCACTCTGAATTTCGTTGAACTTGGTAGTCCCGATAACAGTTTTCTTGCAATCCTGCGTGTTAAAAGTGAAGCAAACAGAGCATGGATTGCCAACCGAGACACACCTTTTTCATCCTCTTCATCCCCAATTCTTACGTTGGACTTGAATAACGTACTGAAGATTACTCGCCAAGATGGAGATCCTGTTGTCCTTTCCGCCGCTCCATATATTAATGACACTAGAACTAGTGTTCCGGCTACCCTTTTGGATTCCGGCAATTTTGTACTACAAGAAGTGAACTCTATCAGTGGATCAACGATCCGTATTTTGTGGCAAAGTTTTGATTATCCATTCGACACATTTTTACCAGGCATGAAATTGGGTGTTGATCGTAGAAATGGCCTCTATTGGTCTCTTTCATCATGGGGATCTACGAACAACCCCATGCCACAAGGGCCTTACAGCCTTTTTTGGGACACCAATGGTCACCAACTGAATATCAAGCGAAATGGGATTGTGTATTGGAAAAGCGGGGTGTTTGCAGATGGGagatttgaatttattttccCTGATGTGTCCAAGCAAAGGTACAATTTTGACATTGTTTCAAATCAAGATGAAGACTacctcacatatactagtttaAATGATCCTAGCGATTCTGAGCCAGAATGGGTGCTATTCACCAAGGGGGGGCTTTTTGAATATGGTGCATCAGTTGCCATCGTAGAAGCACAGACCTGTGATGGCTATAATGTCATCGGAGGATGTGTGAGGAGGGACCGACATTGTATTGGGGAAGCTGGTGATGATTTTCAGCTCAAAAGCGGTTACTTCAAGGTAATCAACTCTAGTACTTCAAGACCTCCCAACTGGATTGGTACTGGCAGTGAGGATTGTAAGCTTACTTGCTGGCAAGATTGTGACTGCCTTGGATTCGACTTTCCATCTGGTAATCCGACTACTGGTGCAGGATGCCGATTTTGGAGCGTGGACTGTGCATTCATTGAAGACTTCACTGCAAATACCAGTTTCGTTTTGCTGTCACAAGATTCACCACCTCCGGAAAAGATTCGTAAGTCTAGCTCTAT ATGCAACACAGAGGTGGTTCTGGATTGGCACTTCTATTGCTGCTGCTTTACTCGTAATGGGGTTTTGCATCTTAGGCTATCGCCTGAGAAGAACAGAATTTATG GCAAGAAGGGGAAAAAGATTCTAAGAAAATttcctagcttcatcaaagCTACGATACCTACAGATCAG GCTGCCACAAGCGACTTCTCTGAAGCAAACAAGGTCGGACAAGGGGGCTTTGGAACAGTTTATA AGGGAAATTTGGCAACGGGACAAGAAGTAGCTGTGAAGAAGCTTTCAAAGTGTTCTGAACAAGGCAAAGAGGATTTTAAGAATGAATTAATATTGATCTATCAACTCCAACATATAAACCTTGTTCAGCTCGTTGGATTTTGCATTCATGAAGAGGAAAGGATGCTGATATACGAGTACATGCCAAACAAAGGCTTGGACTCCTTTTTATTTG ATTCCACCAGAGGTCAGCAACTAGATTGGACAAAGCGCTTCACAATAATTGAAGGAATCGCTCAAGGAATGCTTTACTTGCACAAATACTCGAGGAAGAAAGTGATTCATAGAGATTTGAAAGCCAGTAATATACTACTTGACGATCATATGAACcccaaaatttcagattttggtATGGCAAGGATTTTCACTCAGGAACTGGGAGCTAATACTAGGAGGATTGTCGGGACACA TGGTTATATGCCCCCCGAATACGCCATGGGAGGAAACTTCTCCGTTAAGTCTGATGTCTACAGCTACGGAGTGGTACTGCTTGAAATTATAAGCGGTAGGAAATACAATAGCTCCTCCAATGAAGATCGAGTGATCAACTTAGTAGGACAT GCATGGGAGTTATGGAAAGCAGGTAGAGGGGAAGAACTAAGGGATCCAACACTAGTCGAAACATCCATTAGAGGTCAATTGTTAAGATGTATCCAAGTCGGTCTACTGTGCGTGGAGGAAAATGCAGCCGACCGGCCAGACATGTCGAAGGTTGTATCCATGTTAACAAACGAAAGCATGCAGTTACCTAAGCCAAAAAAACCAGCATTTTATTACTCATAG
- the LOC126585778 gene encoding 60S acidic ribosomal protein P2B-like has translation MKVIAAYLLSVLGGKNTPSANDLKDILASVGAEADDDRIQLLFSEIEGKDITELIASGREKLASVPAGGGAAVAVAATAVGGGAAAPAAAEAKKEEKVEEKEESDEDMGLSLFD, from the exons ATGAAGGTGATAGCTGCATACTTGTTGTCTGTTTTGGGGGGCAAGAACACCCCTTCTGCCAATGATCTGAAGGACATCCTTGCCTCCG TTGGAGCCGAGGCCGATGATGACAGGATTCAACTTCTGTTTTCTGAAATCGAGGGTAAGGACATCACAGAGCTAATTGCGTCTGGGCGGGAAAAGTTGGCCTCCGTACCGgctggtggtggtgctgctgtTGCAGTGGCTGCCACTGCTGTTGGTGGTGGTGCCGCTGCTCCTGCTGCAGCTGAGGCCAAGAAAGAGGAGAAGGTCGAGGAGAAAGAGGAATCCGATGAG GACATGGGCTTGAGTCTCTTCGATTAG